In a genomic window of Amphiprion ocellaris isolate individual 3 ecotype Okinawa chromosome 11, ASM2253959v1, whole genome shotgun sequence:
- the si:ch211-218d20.15 gene encoding uncharacterized protein si:ch211-218d20.15, producing the protein MAVSRSEPLRQLCVYQGAFKVELQVRRPLMPVQLSPEQVGLEMLCLCGQLDLLIRAQMQQFQEQLGQGCSPEESDTFQTQGSEILDQMLQCLEHLPKPMPQLEDYLDLVGLSAMFPRVEVFLIQGSPVDMLERPPMDEYFFHVARLNQLLVLSQQLEEDIRHLGSHKYIAHQLSVIYQVISSFRGIQVFSEIKRDIEANFKQMKQSLVAEEGSRHEPQLAAHYINWILEITQSLTAVVLQLPEPLTEDIHQAVTFMSQFLS; encoded by the exons ATGGCAGTGAGCAGATCAGAGCCGCTCCGTCAGCTGTGCGTTTACCAGGGAGCCTTTAAAG TGGAGTTACAGGTGAGGAGACCTCTGATGCCCGTCCAGCTGAGTCCTGAGCAGGTGGGCCTGGAGATGCTGTGTCTCTGCGGGCAGCTGGACCTCCTCATCAGGGCACAGATGCAGCAG tTTCAGGAGCAGTTAGGACAGGGCTGTAGCCCCGAGGAGTCGGACACCTTCCAGACTCAAG GATCGGAGATTCTTGACCAGATGCTGCAGTGCCTTGAACATCTACCAAAGCCTATGCCACAGCTGGAG GACTACCTGGACTTGGTGGGTCTGTCGGCGATGTTTCCTCGTGTTGAGGTGTTTCTCATTCAAGGCAGTCCTGTCGACATGCTGGAGAGGCCGCCGATGGACG AATATTTCTTCCACGTTGCCAGACTGAACCAGCTCCTGGTGCTGAGccaacagctggaggaggacATCAGGCACCTTGGGAGTCATAAGTACATCGCCCACCAGCTCTCCGTTATATAC CAAGTCATCAGCTCTTTCAGGGGAATTCAGGTCTTCTCTGAAATAAAGAGGGATATTGAGGCCAACTTCAAACAGATGAAACAATCTCTGGTGGCAGAGGAAGGCTCCAGGCATGAACCTCAGCTGGCTGCTCATTATATCAACTG GATATTAGAAATAACTCAGAGCCTAACAGCGGTGGTGTTGCAACTGCCGGAGCCGCTGACAGAAGACATTCACCAGGCCGTGACCTTCATGTCCCAGTTCCTGTCCTGA